The Macaca thibetana thibetana isolate TM-01 chromosome 19, ASM2454274v1, whole genome shotgun sequence genome has a segment encoding these proteins:
- the DMWD gene encoding dystrophia myotonica WD repeat-containing protein isoform X1, giving the protein MAAGGAEGGSGPGAAMGDCAEIKSQFRTREGFYKLLPGDGAARRSGPASAQTPVPPQPPQPPPGPASASGPGAAGPASSPPPAGPGPGPALPAVRLSLVRLGEPDSAGAGEPPATPAGLGSGGDRVCFNLGRELYFYPGCCRRGSQRSIDLNKPIDKRIYKGTQPTCHDFNQFTAATETISLLVGFSAGQVQYLDLIKKDTSKLFNEERLIDKTKVTYLKWLPESESLFLASHASGHLYLYNVSHPCASAPPQYSLLKQGEGFSVYAAKSKAPRNPLAKWAVGEGPLNEFAFSPDGRHLACVSQDGCLRVFHFDSMLLRGLMKSYFGGLLCVCWSPDGRYVVTGGEDDLVTVWSFAEGRVVARGHGHKSWVNAVAFDPYTTRAEEAATAAGADGERSGEEEEEEPEAAGTGSAGGAPLSPLPKAGSITYRFGSAGQDTQFCLWDLTEDVLYPHPPLARTRTLPGTPGTTPPAASSSRGGEPGPGPLPRSLSRSNSLPHPAGGGKAGGPGVAAEPGTPFSIGRFATLTLQERRDRGAEKEHKRYHSLGNISRGGSGGGGSGEKPSGPIPRSRLDPAKVLGTALCPRIHEVPLLEPLVCKKIAQERLTVLLFLEDCIITACQEGLICTWARPGKAVSGSMPACRGPGRTLGGKKQSLAERGLCCCHSLWLRGVRGSHGNLSVSEQDLSDFRVRGASPRWQAAERGVGVRASWETGRPRLAI; this is encoded by the exons ATGGCGGCGGGCGGCGCGGAGGGCGGCTCGGGCCCCGGCGCCGCCATGGGGGACTGCGCGGAGATTAAGTCCCAGTTCCGCACGCGCGAGGGTTTCTACAAGCTGCTCCCGGGCGACGGCGCCGCTCGCAGGTCGGGTCCGGCTTCCGCCCAGACCCCGGTGCCGCCCCAGCCGCCGCAGCCCCCGCCcggccctgcctctgcctccggtCCTGGCGCTGCAGGCCCTGCGTCGTCCCCGCCGCCTGCAGGCCCCGGGCCCGGGCCCGCGCTGCCCGCCGTGCGCCTCAGCCTCGTGCGCCTCGGGGAGCCCGACAGCGCCGGGGCCGGGGAGCCGCCCGCCACGCCCGCGGGGCTGGGCTCGGGGGGAGACCGCGTCTGTTTCAACTTGGGCCGTGAGCTCTATTTCTACCCAGGCTGCTGCCGCCGTGGGAGCCAACGG TCCATTGACCTCAACAAGCCAATTGACAAGCGGATCTACAAGGGCACCCAGCCCACCTGCCACGATTTCAACCAGTTCACTGCTGCCACCGAGACCATCTCCCTGCTGGTGGGCTTCTCAGCGGGTCAGGTGCAGTACCTCGATCTCATCAAAAAGGACACCAGCAAGCTGTTCAATGAGGAG CGGCTGATCGACAAGACCAAGGTGACGTATCTGAAGTGGCTGCCTGAGTCGGAGAGCCTGTTCCTGGCATCACACGCCAGTGGCCACCTGTACCTATACAACGTCAGCCACCCGTGCGCCTCGGCCCCACCCCAGTACAGCctgctgaagcagggcgagggcTTCTCTGTCTATGCTGCCAAGAGCAAGGCGCCCCGCAACCCGCTGGCCAAGTGGGCGGTGGGCGAGGGGCCCCTCAACGAGTTCGCCTTCTCCCCTGATGGCCGGCACCTGGcctgtgtgagccaggatggctgCCTGCGCGTCTTCCACTTCGACTCCATGCTCCTGCGCGGGCTCATGAAGAGCTACTTTGGGGGcctgctgtgtgtgtgctggagCCCCGACGGCCGTTACGTGGTGACGGGTGGTGAAGATGACCTGGTCACCGTGTGGTCCTTCGCTGAGGGCCGCGTGGTGGCTCGAGGCCACGGCCACAAGTCCTGGGTCAACGCTGTGGCCTTCGACCCCTACACCACACGGGCAGAGGAGGCGGCGACAGCAGCCGGTGCTGACGGGGAGCGGAGtggcgaggaggaggaggaggagcccgAGGCTGCGGGCACAGGCTCGGCCGGGGGTGCCCCGCTCTCTCCACTGCCCAAGGCTGGCTCCATCACTTACCGCTTTGGCTCGGCGGGCCAGGACACGCAGTTCTGTCTGTGGGACCTCACTGAAGATGTGCTCTACCCGCACCCGCCCCTGGCCCGCACGCGCACCCTCCCTGGCACTCCTGGCACCACGCCACCGGCCGCCAGCAGCTCGAGGGGTGGCGAGCCTGGCCCGGGCCCCCTGCCTCGCTCGCTGTCCCGCTCCAACAGCCTCCCGCACCCGGCGGGCGGGGGCAAGGCAGGCGGCCCGGGCGTGGCGGCAGAGCCTGGCACACCATTCAGCATCGGCCGCTTCGCCACGCTCACATTGCAGGAGCGGCGGGACCGGGGGGCCGAGAAGGAGCACAAGCGctaccacagcctgggcaacatcagcCGGggtggcagcggcggcggcggcagtggGGAGAAGCCCAGCGGCCCTATTCCCCGCAGCCGCCTGGACCCCGCCAAGGTGCTGGGCACCGCACTGTGCCCACGCATCCATGAGGTGCCCCTGCTGGAGCCCCTCGTGTGCAAGAAGATCGCCCAGGAGCGGCTCACAGTCCTCCTGTTTCTGGAGGACTGCATCATCACTGCCTGCCAGGAGGGCCTCATCTGCACCTGGGCCCGGCCGGGCAAGGCGGTGAGTGGCTCCATGCCAGCCTGCCGGGGACCTGGCAGGACCCTTGGTGGGAAGAAGCAGTCATTGGCAGAGAGAGGGCTTTGTTGCTGTCACAGCCTCTGGCTTCGTGGGGTGAGGGGAAGCCATGGAAATCTTAGTGTCTCAGAACAAGACCTCTCAGATTTTAGAGTGAGGGGGGCTAGCCCCAGGTGGCAGGCAGCAGAGAGAGGGGTGGGTGTGAGAGCCAGCTGGGAGACGGGGCGTCCAAGGCTGGCCATCTGA
- the DMWD gene encoding dystrophia myotonica WD repeat-containing protein isoform X2, whose product MAAGGAEGGSGPGAAMGDCAEIKSQFRTREGFYKLLPGDGAARRSGPASAQTPVPPQPPQPPPGPASASGPGAAGPASSPPPAGPGPGPALPAVRLSLVRLGEPDSAGAGEPPATPAGLGSGGDRVCFNLGRELYFYPGCCRRGSQRSIDLNKPIDKRIYKGTQPTCHDFNQFTAATETISLLVGFSAGQVQYLDLIKKDTSKLFNEERLIDKTKVTYLKWLPESESLFLASHASGHLYLYNVSHPCASAPPQYSLLKQGEGFSVYAAKSKAPRNPLAKWAVGEGPLNEFAFSPDGRHLACVSQDGCLRVFHFDSMLLRGLMKSYFGGLLCVCWSPDGRYVVTGGEDDLVTVWSFAEGRVVARGHGHKSWVNAVAFDPYTTRAEEAATAAGADGERSGEEEEEEPEAAGTGSAGGAPLSPLPKAGSITYRFGSAGQDTQFCLWDLTEDVLYPHPPLARTRTLPGTPGTTPPAASSSRGGEPGPGPLPRSLSRSNSLPHPAGGGKAGGPGVAAEPGTPFSIGRFATLTLQERRDRGAEKEHKRYHSLGNISRGGSGGGGSGEKPSGPIPRSRLDPAKVLGTALCPRIHEVPLLEPLVCKKIAQERLTVLLFLEDCIITACQEGLICTWARPGKAFTDEETEAQTGEGSWPRSPSKSVVEGISSQPGNSPSGTVV is encoded by the exons ATGGCGGCGGGCGGCGCGGAGGGCGGCTCGGGCCCCGGCGCCGCCATGGGGGACTGCGCGGAGATTAAGTCCCAGTTCCGCACGCGCGAGGGTTTCTACAAGCTGCTCCCGGGCGACGGCGCCGCTCGCAGGTCGGGTCCGGCTTCCGCCCAGACCCCGGTGCCGCCCCAGCCGCCGCAGCCCCCGCCcggccctgcctctgcctccggtCCTGGCGCTGCAGGCCCTGCGTCGTCCCCGCCGCCTGCAGGCCCCGGGCCCGGGCCCGCGCTGCCCGCCGTGCGCCTCAGCCTCGTGCGCCTCGGGGAGCCCGACAGCGCCGGGGCCGGGGAGCCGCCCGCCACGCCCGCGGGGCTGGGCTCGGGGGGAGACCGCGTCTGTTTCAACTTGGGCCGTGAGCTCTATTTCTACCCAGGCTGCTGCCGCCGTGGGAGCCAACGG TCCATTGACCTCAACAAGCCAATTGACAAGCGGATCTACAAGGGCACCCAGCCCACCTGCCACGATTTCAACCAGTTCACTGCTGCCACCGAGACCATCTCCCTGCTGGTGGGCTTCTCAGCGGGTCAGGTGCAGTACCTCGATCTCATCAAAAAGGACACCAGCAAGCTGTTCAATGAGGAG CGGCTGATCGACAAGACCAAGGTGACGTATCTGAAGTGGCTGCCTGAGTCGGAGAGCCTGTTCCTGGCATCACACGCCAGTGGCCACCTGTACCTATACAACGTCAGCCACCCGTGCGCCTCGGCCCCACCCCAGTACAGCctgctgaagcagggcgagggcTTCTCTGTCTATGCTGCCAAGAGCAAGGCGCCCCGCAACCCGCTGGCCAAGTGGGCGGTGGGCGAGGGGCCCCTCAACGAGTTCGCCTTCTCCCCTGATGGCCGGCACCTGGcctgtgtgagccaggatggctgCCTGCGCGTCTTCCACTTCGACTCCATGCTCCTGCGCGGGCTCATGAAGAGCTACTTTGGGGGcctgctgtgtgtgtgctggagCCCCGACGGCCGTTACGTGGTGACGGGTGGTGAAGATGACCTGGTCACCGTGTGGTCCTTCGCTGAGGGCCGCGTGGTGGCTCGAGGCCACGGCCACAAGTCCTGGGTCAACGCTGTGGCCTTCGACCCCTACACCACACGGGCAGAGGAGGCGGCGACAGCAGCCGGTGCTGACGGGGAGCGGAGtggcgaggaggaggaggaggagcccgAGGCTGCGGGCACAGGCTCGGCCGGGGGTGCCCCGCTCTCTCCACTGCCCAAGGCTGGCTCCATCACTTACCGCTTTGGCTCGGCGGGCCAGGACACGCAGTTCTGTCTGTGGGACCTCACTGAAGATGTGCTCTACCCGCACCCGCCCCTGGCCCGCACGCGCACCCTCCCTGGCACTCCTGGCACCACGCCACCGGCCGCCAGCAGCTCGAGGGGTGGCGAGCCTGGCCCGGGCCCCCTGCCTCGCTCGCTGTCCCGCTCCAACAGCCTCCCGCACCCGGCGGGCGGGGGCAAGGCAGGCGGCCCGGGCGTGGCGGCAGAGCCTGGCACACCATTCAGCATCGGCCGCTTCGCCACGCTCACATTGCAGGAGCGGCGGGACCGGGGGGCCGAGAAGGAGCACAAGCGctaccacagcctgggcaacatcagcCGGggtggcagcggcggcggcggcagtggGGAGAAGCCCAGCGGCCCTATTCCCCGCAGCCGCCTGGACCCCGCCAAGGTGCTGGGCACCGCACTGTGCCCACGCATCCATGAGGTGCCCCTGCTGGAGCCCCTCGTGTGCAAGAAGATCGCCCAGGAGCGGCTCACAGTCCTCCTGTTTCTGGAGGACTGCATCATCACTGCCTGCCAGGAGGGCCTCATCTGCACCTGGGCCCGGCCGGGCAAGGCG TTCACAGACGAGGAGACCGAGGCCCAGACAGGGGAAGGAAGTTGGCCCAGGTCACCCAGCAAGTCAGTGGTAGAG GGCATCTCCTCCCAACCAGGCAACTCCCCGAGCGGCACAGTGGTGTGA
- the DMWD gene encoding dystrophia myotonica WD repeat-containing protein isoform X4 — protein sequence MAAGGAEGGSGPGAAMGDCAEIKSQFRTREGFYKLLPGDGAARRSGPASAQTPVPPQPPQPPPGPASASGPGAAGPASSPPPAGPGPGPALPAVRLSLVRLGEPDSAGAGEPPATPAGLGSGGDRVCFNLGRELYFYPGCCRRGSQRSIDLNKPIDKRIYKGTQPTCHDFNQFTAATETISLLVGFSAGQVQYLDLIKKDTSKLFNEERLIDKTKVTYLKWLPESESLFLASHASGHLYLYNVSHPCASAPPQYSLLKQGEGFSVYAAKSKAPRNPLAKWAVGEGPLNEFAFSPDGRHLACVSQDGCLRVFHFDSMLLRGLMKSYFGGLLCVCWSPDGRYVVTGGEDDLVTVWSFAEGRVVARGHGHKSWVNAVAFDPYTTRAEEAATAAGADGERSGEEEEEEPEAAGTGSAGGAPLSPLPKAGSITYRFGSAGQDTQFCLWDLTEDVLYPHPPLARTRTLPGTPGTTPPAASSSRGGEPGPGPLPRSLSRSNSLPHPAGGGKAGGPGVAAEPGTPFSIGRFATLTLQERRDRGGLRLQQRGGNGSERRA from the exons ATGGCGGCGGGCGGCGCGGAGGGCGGCTCGGGCCCCGGCGCCGCCATGGGGGACTGCGCGGAGATTAAGTCCCAGTTCCGCACGCGCGAGGGTTTCTACAAGCTGCTCCCGGGCGACGGCGCCGCTCGCAGGTCGGGTCCGGCTTCCGCCCAGACCCCGGTGCCGCCCCAGCCGCCGCAGCCCCCGCCcggccctgcctctgcctccggtCCTGGCGCTGCAGGCCCTGCGTCGTCCCCGCCGCCTGCAGGCCCCGGGCCCGGGCCCGCGCTGCCCGCCGTGCGCCTCAGCCTCGTGCGCCTCGGGGAGCCCGACAGCGCCGGGGCCGGGGAGCCGCCCGCCACGCCCGCGGGGCTGGGCTCGGGGGGAGACCGCGTCTGTTTCAACTTGGGCCGTGAGCTCTATTTCTACCCAGGCTGCTGCCGCCGTGGGAGCCAACGG TCCATTGACCTCAACAAGCCAATTGACAAGCGGATCTACAAGGGCACCCAGCCCACCTGCCACGATTTCAACCAGTTCACTGCTGCCACCGAGACCATCTCCCTGCTGGTGGGCTTCTCAGCGGGTCAGGTGCAGTACCTCGATCTCATCAAAAAGGACACCAGCAAGCTGTTCAATGAGGAG CGGCTGATCGACAAGACCAAGGTGACGTATCTGAAGTGGCTGCCTGAGTCGGAGAGCCTGTTCCTGGCATCACACGCCAGTGGCCACCTGTACCTATACAACGTCAGCCACCCGTGCGCCTCGGCCCCACCCCAGTACAGCctgctgaagcagggcgagggcTTCTCTGTCTATGCTGCCAAGAGCAAGGCGCCCCGCAACCCGCTGGCCAAGTGGGCGGTGGGCGAGGGGCCCCTCAACGAGTTCGCCTTCTCCCCTGATGGCCGGCACCTGGcctgtgtgagccaggatggctgCCTGCGCGTCTTCCACTTCGACTCCATGCTCCTGCGCGGGCTCATGAAGAGCTACTTTGGGGGcctgctgtgtgtgtgctggagCCCCGACGGCCGTTACGTGGTGACGGGTGGTGAAGATGACCTGGTCACCGTGTGGTCCTTCGCTGAGGGCCGCGTGGTGGCTCGAGGCCACGGCCACAAGTCCTGGGTCAACGCTGTGGCCTTCGACCCCTACACCACACGGGCAGAGGAGGCGGCGACAGCAGCCGGTGCTGACGGGGAGCGGAGtggcgaggaggaggaggaggagcccgAGGCTGCGGGCACAGGCTCGGCCGGGGGTGCCCCGCTCTCTCCACTGCCCAAGGCTGGCTCCATCACTTACCGCTTTGGCTCGGCGGGCCAGGACACGCAGTTCTGTCTGTGGGACCTCACTGAAGATGTGCTCTACCCGCACCCGCCCCTGGCCCGCACGCGCACCCTCCCTGGCACTCCTGGCACCACGCCACCGGCCGCCAGCAGCTCGAGGGGTGGCGAGCCTGGCCCGGGCCCCCTGCCTCGCTCGCTGTCCCGCTCCAACAGCCTCCCGCACCCGGCGGGCGGGGGCAAGGCAGGCGGCCCGGGCGTGGCGGCAGAGCCTGGCACACCATTCAGCATCGGCCGCTTCGCCACGCTCACATTGCAGGAGCGGCGGGACCGGGGGG
- the DMWD gene encoding dystrophia myotonica WD repeat-containing protein isoform X3 translates to MAAGGAEGGSGPGAAMGDCAEIKSQFRTREGFYKLLPGDGAARRSGPASAQTPVPPQPPQPPPGPASASGPGAAGPASSPPPAGPGPGPALPAVRLSLVRLGEPDSAGAGEPPATPAGLGSGGDRVCFNLGRELYFYPGCCRRGSQRSIDLNKPIDKRIYKGTQPTCHDFNQFTAATETISLLVGFSAGQVQYLDLIKKDTSKLFNEERLIDKTKVTYLKWLPESESLFLASHASGHLYLYNVSHPCASAPPQYSLLKQGEGFSVYAAKSKAPRNPLAKWAVGEGPLNEFAFSPDGRHLACVSQDGCLRVFHFDSMLLRGLMKSYFGGLLCVCWSPDGRYVVTGGEDDLVTVWSFAEGRVVARGHGHKSWVNAVAFDPYTTRAEEAATAAGADGERSGEEEEEEPEAAGTGSAGGAPLSPLPKAGSITYRFGSAGQDTQFCLWDLTEDVLYPHPPLARTRTLPGTPGTTPPAASSSRGGEPGPGPLPRSLSRSNSLPHPAGGGKAGGPGVAAEPGTPFSIGRFATLTLQERRDRGAEKEHKRYHSLGNISRGGSGGGGSGEKPSGPIPRSRLDPAKVLGTALCPRIHEVPLLEPLVCKKIAQERLTVLLFLEDCIITACQEGLICTWARPGKAGISSQPGNSPSGTVV, encoded by the exons ATGGCGGCGGGCGGCGCGGAGGGCGGCTCGGGCCCCGGCGCCGCCATGGGGGACTGCGCGGAGATTAAGTCCCAGTTCCGCACGCGCGAGGGTTTCTACAAGCTGCTCCCGGGCGACGGCGCCGCTCGCAGGTCGGGTCCGGCTTCCGCCCAGACCCCGGTGCCGCCCCAGCCGCCGCAGCCCCCGCCcggccctgcctctgcctccggtCCTGGCGCTGCAGGCCCTGCGTCGTCCCCGCCGCCTGCAGGCCCCGGGCCCGGGCCCGCGCTGCCCGCCGTGCGCCTCAGCCTCGTGCGCCTCGGGGAGCCCGACAGCGCCGGGGCCGGGGAGCCGCCCGCCACGCCCGCGGGGCTGGGCTCGGGGGGAGACCGCGTCTGTTTCAACTTGGGCCGTGAGCTCTATTTCTACCCAGGCTGCTGCCGCCGTGGGAGCCAACGG TCCATTGACCTCAACAAGCCAATTGACAAGCGGATCTACAAGGGCACCCAGCCCACCTGCCACGATTTCAACCAGTTCACTGCTGCCACCGAGACCATCTCCCTGCTGGTGGGCTTCTCAGCGGGTCAGGTGCAGTACCTCGATCTCATCAAAAAGGACACCAGCAAGCTGTTCAATGAGGAG CGGCTGATCGACAAGACCAAGGTGACGTATCTGAAGTGGCTGCCTGAGTCGGAGAGCCTGTTCCTGGCATCACACGCCAGTGGCCACCTGTACCTATACAACGTCAGCCACCCGTGCGCCTCGGCCCCACCCCAGTACAGCctgctgaagcagggcgagggcTTCTCTGTCTATGCTGCCAAGAGCAAGGCGCCCCGCAACCCGCTGGCCAAGTGGGCGGTGGGCGAGGGGCCCCTCAACGAGTTCGCCTTCTCCCCTGATGGCCGGCACCTGGcctgtgtgagccaggatggctgCCTGCGCGTCTTCCACTTCGACTCCATGCTCCTGCGCGGGCTCATGAAGAGCTACTTTGGGGGcctgctgtgtgtgtgctggagCCCCGACGGCCGTTACGTGGTGACGGGTGGTGAAGATGACCTGGTCACCGTGTGGTCCTTCGCTGAGGGCCGCGTGGTGGCTCGAGGCCACGGCCACAAGTCCTGGGTCAACGCTGTGGCCTTCGACCCCTACACCACACGGGCAGAGGAGGCGGCGACAGCAGCCGGTGCTGACGGGGAGCGGAGtggcgaggaggaggaggaggagcccgAGGCTGCGGGCACAGGCTCGGCCGGGGGTGCCCCGCTCTCTCCACTGCCCAAGGCTGGCTCCATCACTTACCGCTTTGGCTCGGCGGGCCAGGACACGCAGTTCTGTCTGTGGGACCTCACTGAAGATGTGCTCTACCCGCACCCGCCCCTGGCCCGCACGCGCACCCTCCCTGGCACTCCTGGCACCACGCCACCGGCCGCCAGCAGCTCGAGGGGTGGCGAGCCTGGCCCGGGCCCCCTGCCTCGCTCGCTGTCCCGCTCCAACAGCCTCCCGCACCCGGCGGGCGGGGGCAAGGCAGGCGGCCCGGGCGTGGCGGCAGAGCCTGGCACACCATTCAGCATCGGCCGCTTCGCCACGCTCACATTGCAGGAGCGGCGGGACCGGGGGGCCGAGAAGGAGCACAAGCGctaccacagcctgggcaacatcagcCGGggtggcagcggcggcggcggcagtggGGAGAAGCCCAGCGGCCCTATTCCCCGCAGCCGCCTGGACCCCGCCAAGGTGCTGGGCACCGCACTGTGCCCACGCATCCATGAGGTGCCCCTGCTGGAGCCCCTCGTGTGCAAGAAGATCGCCCAGGAGCGGCTCACAGTCCTCCTGTTTCTGGAGGACTGCATCATCACTGCCTGCCAGGAGGGCCTCATCTGCACCTGGGCCCGGCCGGGCAAGGCG GGCATCTCCTCCCAACCAGGCAACTCCCCGAGCGGCACAGTGGTGTGA